From a single Streptomyces misionensis genomic region:
- a CDS encoding helix-turn-helix domain-containing protein encodes MADDYLVRIGKLIRDARQHRGWTQTQLAEALGTSQSAVNRIERGNQNISLEMIARIGEALDSEIVSLGYAGPMHLRVVGGRRLSGAIDVKTSKNACVALLCASLLNKGRTVLRRVARIEEVYRLLEVLNSIGVRTRWINDGVDLELVPPAELEMTAIDAEAAVRTRSIIMFLGPLLHRMDQFKLPYAGGCDLGTRTIEPHMIALRRFGLQIAATENQYHAQVDRTVRPDRPIVLTERGDTVTENALLAAARHDGVTVIRNASSNYMVQDLCFFLEALGVKVEGIGTTTLTVHGVPNIDVDVDYSPSEDPVEAMSLLAAAVVTESELTVRRVPIEFLEIELAVLEEMGLDHDRSPEYFADNGRTRLVDLTVRPSKLEAPIDKIHPMPFPGLNIDNVPFFAAIAAVASGQTLIHDWVYDNRAIYLTDLNRLGGRLQLLDPHRVLVEGPTRWRAAEMMCPPALRPAVVVLLAMMAAEGTSVLRNVYVINRGYEDLAERLNSVGAQIEIFRDI; translated from the coding sequence ATGGCAGACGACTACCTCGTACGCATCGGCAAGCTCATCCGTGACGCCCGGCAACACCGAGGCTGGACACAGACGCAGCTCGCGGAGGCGCTCGGCACCAGCCAGAGCGCGGTGAACCGCATCGAGCGCGGCAACCAGAACATCAGCCTTGAGATGATCGCGCGCATCGGTGAGGCGCTCGACAGCGAGATCGTGTCACTGGGCTATGCCGGTCCGATGCACCTGCGGGTCGTCGGCGGCCGCCGGCTGTCCGGCGCCATCGACGTCAAGACGAGCAAGAACGCCTGTGTCGCCCTGCTGTGCGCCTCCCTGCTGAACAAGGGCCGCACCGTGCTGCGCCGGGTCGCGCGCATCGAGGAGGTGTACCGCCTGCTGGAGGTGCTCAACTCCATCGGGGTCCGCACCCGTTGGATCAACGACGGGGTCGACCTGGAACTGGTGCCGCCGGCCGAGCTGGAGATGACGGCGATCGACGCCGAGGCGGCCGTCCGCACCCGCTCGATCATCATGTTCCTCGGCCCGCTGCTGCACCGGATGGACCAGTTCAAGCTGCCGTACGCCGGCGGCTGCGACCTCGGCACCCGCACCATCGAGCCGCACATGATCGCACTGCGCCGGTTCGGCCTCCAGATCGCGGCGACCGAGAACCAGTACCACGCGCAGGTGGACCGCACGGTCCGCCCCGACCGCCCGATCGTGCTGACCGAGCGCGGGGACACCGTGACGGAGAACGCGCTGCTGGCCGCCGCGCGGCACGACGGCGTGACCGTCATCCGCAACGCCTCCTCCAACTACATGGTCCAGGACCTGTGTTTCTTCCTGGAGGCGCTGGGCGTGAAGGTGGAGGGCATCGGCACCACCACGCTGACCGTGCACGGCGTGCCGAACATCGACGTCGACGTCGACTACTCCCCCTCCGAGGACCCGGTCGAGGCGATGAGCCTGCTGGCCGCCGCGGTGGTCACCGAGTCCGAACTGACCGTGCGCCGCGTGCCGATCGAGTTCCTGGAGATCGAGCTGGCGGTCCTGGAGGAGATGGGCCTGGACCACGACCGCTCCCCGGAGTACTTCGCGGACAACGGCCGCACCCGCCTGGTCGACCTCACGGTCCGCCCCTCCAAGCTGGAGGCGCCGATCGACAAGATCCACCCGATGCCCTTCCCGGGCCTGAACATCGACAACGTCCCCTTCTTCGCCGCCATCGCCGCGGTCGCCTCCGGCCAGACCCTCATCCACGACTGGGTCTACGACAATCGCGCGATCTACCTCACCGACCTCAACCGCCTCGGCGGGCGCCTGCAGTTGCTGGACCCCCACCGCGTCCTGGTCGAGGGCCCCACCCGCTGGCGCGCCGCCGAAATGATGTGCCCCCCGGCCCTGCGCCCCGCCGTGGTCGTCCTGCTGGCGATGATGGCGGCGGAGGGCACGTCGGTGCTGCGCAACGTGTATGTCATCAACCGCGGTTACGAGGACCTCGCGGAGCGCCTGAACTCGGTCGGGGCGCAGATCGAGATCTTCCGGGACATCTGA
- a CDS encoding DUF4232 domain-containing protein: protein MREATPLLPALAVLLLLTACGSEHAGAPGAAAPASGVPVTDPPVEGVRITSITLPSATPAPTPSDRFRVHPDPLPATGDSGISAAYEVTNSGTGALTYTILFDFTTDAGEVMGNRRETVRSLAPGATRRGTVRLGAPAPGSSRVSRVKVAQVTRVPAAEAPPAPGQCPPSGVRLTADDGDAAMGLRVVGLHLENCGKRDYALDGYPLLELLDEDLAPVRGVRIVHGSGGVSPDARFDEPARPLVLKPGDSAVSGLMWRNTTGFGTPVDVPYVRVRAERGAAPVTVTPHLDLGTTGKLAVRAWARPPALD from the coding sequence ATGCGCGAAGCCACGCCACTCCTCCCGGCCCTCGCCGTGCTGCTGCTGCTCACGGCGTGCGGATCCGAACACGCGGGCGCCCCCGGCGCCGCCGCGCCCGCGTCCGGGGTCCCGGTCACCGACCCGCCGGTGGAGGGCGTCCGGATCACCTCCATCACCCTCCCCTCCGCCACGCCCGCCCCCACCCCCTCCGACCGGTTCCGGGTACACCCCGACCCGCTCCCCGCCACCGGTGACTCCGGGATCTCGGCCGCCTACGAGGTCACCAACAGCGGCACCGGGGCACTGACGTACACGATCCTGTTCGACTTCACCACGGACGCCGGCGAGGTCATGGGCAACCGCCGCGAGACGGTGCGCTCCCTCGCCCCCGGCGCCACCCGGCGCGGCACGGTCCGGCTGGGCGCGCCGGCCCCCGGCTCCTCCCGGGTGAGCCGCGTCAAGGTCGCCCAGGTGACCCGGGTGCCCGCCGCCGAGGCGCCACCCGCCCCCGGCCAGTGCCCGCCCTCCGGCGTCCGGCTCACCGCCGACGACGGCGACGCCGCGATGGGTCTGCGCGTGGTGGGCCTGCACCTGGAGAACTGCGGGAAGCGGGACTACGCGCTCGACGGCTATCCGCTGCTCGAACTGCTGGACGAGGACCTGGCGCCCGTCCGGGGCGTGCGGATCGTGCACGGCAGCGGGGGCGTCAGCCCCGACGCCCGGTTCGACGAGCCGGCCCGCCCGCTGGTCCTGAAGCCCGGCGACAGCGCCGTCTCGGGCCTCATGTGGCGCAACACCACCGGGTTCGGCACCCCTGTCGACGTCCCGTACGTCAGGGTGCGGGCGGAGCGGGGCGCCGCGCCGGTGACCGTGACGCCCCACCTCGACCTCGGCACCACCGGCAAGCTGGCCGTCCGCGCCTGGGCCCGGCCGCCGGCGCTGGACTGA
- a CDS encoding amidohydrolase family protein: MAGYIAIEEAVAIPGLADRRPPFAIPDEMDPAFVADVARRLPDITDLRLPDMDANGIAMQVLSLTVPGIEADPDPERAVANAGYVNDSLAAIVTTHPDRFAAFAALPLQDPAAAVAELRRAVGELGFKGALVNDHIQGKYLDDPAFDAVWATLVELDVPLYLHPGMPPADSWHVLSGHPEMNGALWSWQATTGGHAMRIVLSGVFDRHPRARMILGHAGEFLPFQLSRFDSRYATLAVPTPLRRSPSQYFGTNVLATTSGILAPAAIEALVHVLGPDAVLFAVDYPYEKTGAAVAALKQTTLPPDVRHRIGSANARNLLRL; encoded by the coding sequence ATGGCGGGCTACATCGCCATCGAGGAGGCCGTCGCGATCCCGGGCCTCGCCGACCGCCGGCCCCCGTTCGCCATCCCGGACGAGATGGACCCCGCCTTCGTCGCCGACGTGGCCCGGCGACTGCCCGACATCACCGACCTGCGCCTGCCCGACATGGACGCCAACGGCATCGCCATGCAGGTGCTGTCCCTGACCGTCCCCGGCATCGAGGCCGACCCCGACCCGGAACGCGCCGTGGCGAACGCCGGCTACGTCAACGACTCCCTGGCCGCGATCGTCACGACGCACCCCGACCGGTTCGCCGCCTTCGCCGCGCTCCCGCTCCAGGACCCGGCCGCCGCGGTCGCCGAACTCCGGCGCGCGGTGGGGGAACTCGGCTTCAAGGGGGCCCTGGTCAACGACCACATCCAGGGCAAGTACCTCGACGACCCCGCCTTCGACGCCGTCTGGGCCACCCTCGTCGAACTGGACGTGCCCCTCTACCTGCACCCGGGCATGCCGCCGGCCGATTCCTGGCACGTACTGTCCGGCCATCCGGAGATGAACGGCGCGCTCTGGAGCTGGCAGGCCACGACGGGCGGGCACGCCATGCGGATCGTGCTCTCCGGAGTCTTCGACCGCCACCCGCGGGCCCGGATGATCCTCGGCCACGCGGGGGAGTTCCTGCCCTTCCAGCTCTCCCGGTTCGACTCCCGCTACGCCACGCTGGCCGTCCCGACCCCGCTGCGCCGCAGCCCCTCGCAGTACTTCGGCACCAATGTGCTGGCCACCACCAGCGGGATCCTCGCCCCGGCCGCGATCGAGGCGCTGGTCCACGTGCTCGGCCCGGACGCGGTGCTCTTCGCCGTCGACTACCCCTACGAGAAGACCGGCGCCGCGGTCGCCGCCCTCAAGCAGACCACCCTCCCGCCGGACGTCAGGCACCGGATCGGCTCGGCCAACGCCCGGAACCTCCTGCGCCTCTGA
- a CDS encoding NAD(P)-dependent oxidoreductase, giving the protein MRIAVLGATGRVGRLVVEQALDRGHEVVALVRRPQQYAQPARGGVEVRRADVTNPQSFPELGDVDVLVSALGISKGDGPGTLLAGARLLAGLPVRTLWLGALGSGSSTGAGGAIYQSVMKMFVGRELAEKGAADAIVLAGGATVFHAPDLWVGEVSTARRNVPLAQYPKPLLPPHASRATVAALILDEAERPTAGAGILVPVASA; this is encoded by the coding sequence ATGCGCATCGCAGTCCTCGGCGCGACCGGCCGGGTCGGCCGCCTGGTCGTGGAACAGGCGCTCGACCGGGGCCACGAGGTGGTCGCCCTCGTCCGCCGTCCGCAGCAGTACGCCCAGCCCGCGCGGGGCGGGGTCGAGGTCCGGCGGGCCGACGTGACCAACCCGCAGTCGTTCCCGGAGCTGGGCGACGTGGACGTGCTCGTCTCCGCGCTCGGCATCAGCAAGGGCGACGGCCCAGGCACCCTGCTGGCGGGCGCGCGGCTCCTGGCGGGGCTGCCGGTCCGCACGCTCTGGCTGGGAGCGCTGGGCTCGGGGTCCTCCACCGGCGCCGGCGGCGCGATCTACCAGAGCGTCATGAAGATGTTCGTCGGCAGGGAACTGGCGGAGAAGGGAGCGGCCGACGCGATCGTCCTCGCGGGCGGCGCCACCGTCTTCCACGCGCCCGACCTCTGGGTCGGCGAGGTCAGCACGGCCCGCCGCAACGTCCCGCTGGCGCAGTACCCCAAGCCGCTCCTGCCGCCGCACGCCTCCCGCGCCACCGTCGCCGCGCTCATCCTGGACGAGGCCGAGCGGCCCACCGCTGGAGCCGGCATCCTCGTCCCGGTGGCGAGCGCGTGA
- a CDS encoding TetR/AcrR family transcriptional regulator, with protein MGGEEAPRRRRNPRGQGQVLRAQLVEAAAHLLATLDQPETLTLRQVAREVGVAPASIYSHFPDLGSLVQHVLRLRYAELAGLMDEAAAPAADPLDDLLGRCAAYVRWGVEHPGEYRTLFGGRMPADLALLQDQGAGEALLGSVIASLAAVRERAGEQSPPARQWQNGLLLWTALHGLVVLYNDHGELPWPPLDALIADVLGLHTGEPAAEIAARLAAG; from the coding sequence ATGGGCGGTGAGGAGGCCCCGCGCCGCCGGCGCAACCCCCGCGGGCAGGGGCAGGTGCTCAGGGCCCAGCTGGTCGAGGCCGCCGCCCACCTGCTGGCCACCCTCGACCAGCCCGAGACGCTGACCCTGCGGCAGGTCGCCCGCGAGGTCGGGGTCGCGCCCGCCAGCATCTACAGCCACTTCCCCGACCTCGGCTCACTGGTCCAGCACGTGCTGCGGCTGCGGTACGCCGAGTTGGCCGGCCTGATGGACGAGGCGGCGGCGCCCGCCGCCGACCCCCTCGACGACCTCCTCGGCCGCTGCGCCGCCTATGTGCGCTGGGGGGTCGAGCATCCCGGCGAGTACCGCACGCTCTTCGGCGGCCGGATGCCGGCCGACCTCGCCCTCCTCCAGGACCAGGGTGCGGGCGAGGCGCTGCTGGGCTCCGTCATCGCCTCGCTCGCCGCCGTCCGGGAGCGCGCCGGCGAGCAGTCCCCGCCTGCGCGGCAGTGGCAGAACGGGCTGCTGCTGTGGACCGCGCTGCACGGTCTGGTCGTGCTCTACAACGACCACGGCGAGCTGCCCTGGCCGCCGCTGGACGCGCTGATCGCCGATGTCCTCGGCCTGCACACCGGAGAACCCGCGGCGGAGATCGCGGCGCGCCTCGCGGCGGGGTGA
- a CDS encoding Lrp/AsnC family transcriptional regulator produces MTAISLDAIDWRILDALQRDGRISFADLARTVSMSASAVTERVRRLEEAGVISGYAAVVDPDKVGLTIMAFVRLRYPNGNYKPFHDLVEAMPEILEAHHVTGDDCFVIKVAARSMRHLEEVSGRIGGLGSVTTSVVYSSPLPRRPVSE; encoded by the coding sequence ATGACCGCGATATCCCTGGACGCCATCGACTGGCGCATTCTCGACGCCCTCCAGCGGGACGGCCGGATCAGCTTCGCCGACCTCGCGCGCACCGTCTCCATGTCGGCCAGCGCGGTCACCGAGCGCGTGCGGCGACTGGAGGAGGCGGGGGTGATCAGCGGCTACGCGGCGGTCGTGGACCCGGACAAGGTGGGGCTGACGATCATGGCGTTCGTGCGGCTGCGCTACCCGAACGGCAATTACAAGCCGTTCCACGACCTGGTCGAGGCGATGCCGGAGATCCTCGAGGCGCACCACGTGACGGGCGACGACTGCTTCGTCATCAAGGTGGCGGCACGCTCGATGCGCCATCTGGAGGAGGTTTCGGGCCGGATCGGCGGTCTGGGCTCCGTGACGACCAGCGTCGTCTACTCCTCCCCGCTCCCCCGGCGCCCCGTAAGCGAGTAA
- the acnA gene encoding aconitate hydratase AcnA — translation MSANSFDARSTLQVGDESYEIFRLDKVEGSARLPYSLKVLLENLLRTEDGANITADHIRALGGWDSQAQPSQEIQFTPARVIMQDFTGVPCVVDLATMREAVKELGGDPAKINPLAPAELVIDHSVIADKFGTNDAFKQNVELEYGRNKERYQFLRWGQTAFDEFKVVPPGTGIVHQVNIEHLARVVMVRDGKAYPDTLVGTDSHTTMVNGLGVLGWGVGGIEAEAAMLGQPVSMLIPRVVGFKLTGELQPGTTATDLVLTITEMLRKHGVVGKFVEFYGEGVAATSLANRATIGNMSPEFGSTAAIFPIDDETLNYLRLTGRSEQQVALVEAYAKEQGLWLDPKAEPDFSEKLELDLSTVVPSIAGPKRPQDRIVLANAAEQFKQDVRAYVNDEYEASKESFPGSDAPSTIPNGTPSKPVTVTAPDGTSYELDHGAVTVAAITSCTNTSNPYVMIGAALVAKKAVEKGLTRKPWVKSTLAPGSKVVTDYFEKAGLTPYLDKLGFNLVGYGCTTCIGNSGPLPEEVSKAVNDHDLAVTSVLSGNRNFEGRINPDVKMNYLASPPLVVAYSIAGSMKVDITRDALGTDQDGNPVYLKDIWPTEAEVNEVVAAAIGEDMFEKSYSDVFAGDAQWQALPVPTGDTFEWDTESTYVRKPPYFEGMGMEPAPVEDIAGARVLAKLGDSVTTDHISPAGAIKADTPAGKYLTEHGVERRDFNSYGSRRGNHEVMIRGTFANIRLRNQIAPGTEGGYTRDFTQDGGPVSFIYDASQNYQAAGIPLVVLAGKEYGSGSSRDWAAKGTALLGVKAVIAESYERIHRSNLIGMGVLPLQFPEGASAESLGLTGEETFSISGVTELNEGTTPRTVKVTTDTGVEFDAVVRIDTPGEADYYRNGGIMQYVLRNLIRK, via the coding sequence GTGTCGGCGAACAGCTTCGACGCCCGCAGCACGCTGCAGGTGGGCGACGAGTCGTACGAGATCTTCCGGCTGGACAAGGTGGAGGGCTCGGCCCGGCTGCCGTACAGCCTCAAGGTCCTGCTGGAGAACCTGCTCCGCACCGAGGACGGCGCGAACATCACCGCCGACCACATCCGCGCCCTCGGCGGCTGGGACTCCCAGGCCCAGCCCAGCCAGGAGATCCAGTTCACGCCGGCCCGCGTGATCATGCAGGACTTCACCGGCGTGCCCTGCGTCGTGGACCTCGCCACCATGCGCGAGGCCGTCAAGGAGCTGGGCGGCGACCCGGCCAAGATCAACCCGCTGGCGCCGGCCGAGCTGGTCATCGACCACTCCGTCATCGCCGACAAGTTCGGCACCAACGACGCGTTCAAGCAGAACGTCGAGCTGGAGTACGGCCGCAACAAGGAGCGCTACCAGTTCCTGCGCTGGGGCCAGACCGCCTTCGACGAGTTCAAGGTCGTCCCGCCGGGCACCGGCATCGTGCACCAGGTGAACATCGAGCACCTGGCCCGCGTCGTCATGGTCCGTGACGGCAAGGCCTACCCCGACACCCTGGTCGGCACCGACTCGCACACCACCATGGTCAACGGCCTCGGCGTGCTCGGCTGGGGCGTCGGCGGCATCGAGGCCGAGGCCGCCATGCTCGGCCAGCCGGTCTCCATGCTGATCCCGCGCGTCGTCGGCTTCAAGCTCACCGGCGAGCTCCAGCCCGGCACCACCGCCACCGACCTCGTGCTCACCATCACCGAGATGCTGCGCAAGCACGGCGTCGTCGGCAAGTTCGTGGAGTTCTACGGCGAGGGCGTGGCCGCCACCTCCCTGGCCAACCGCGCCACCATCGGCAACATGTCGCCGGAGTTCGGCTCCACCGCCGCGATCTTCCCGATCGACGACGAGACCCTCAACTACCTGCGCCTGACGGGCCGCAGCGAGCAGCAGGTCGCGCTCGTCGAGGCCTACGCCAAGGAGCAGGGCCTCTGGCTGGACCCGAAGGCCGAGCCGGACTTCTCCGAGAAGCTGGAGCTCGACCTGTCGACGGTCGTCCCCTCCATCGCCGGCCCGAAGCGCCCGCAGGACCGCATCGTCCTCGCCAACGCCGCCGAGCAGTTCAAGCAGGACGTCCGCGCGTACGTCAACGACGAGTACGAGGCCAGCAAGGAGTCCTTCCCCGGCTCCGACGCCCCGTCGACCATCCCGAACGGCACCCCCTCCAAGCCGGTCACCGTCACCGCCCCCGACGGCACCAGCTACGAGCTGGACCACGGTGCGGTCACCGTCGCGGCCATCACCTCCTGCACCAACACGTCCAACCCGTACGTCATGATCGGCGCCGCCCTGGTCGCCAAGAAGGCGGTCGAGAAGGGCCTGACCCGCAAGCCGTGGGTCAAGTCCACCCTCGCCCCGGGCTCGAAGGTCGTCACCGACTACTTCGAGAAGGCCGGCCTCACGCCGTACCTGGACAAGCTGGGCTTCAACCTGGTCGGCTACGGCTGCACCACCTGCATCGGCAACTCCGGCCCGCTGCCGGAGGAGGTCTCCAAGGCCGTCAACGACCACGACCTCGCGGTCACTTCGGTCCTCTCCGGCAACCGGAACTTCGAGGGCCGCATCAACCCCGACGTCAAGATGAACTACCTGGCGTCCCCGCCGCTGGTCGTCGCCTACTCCATCGCGGGCTCCATGAAGGTGGACATCACCCGTGACGCCCTGGGCACCGACCAGGACGGCAACCCGGTCTACCTGAAGGACATCTGGCCGACCGAGGCCGAGGTCAACGAGGTCGTCGCGGCCGCCATCGGCGAGGACATGTTCGAGAAGTCGTACTCGGACGTCTTCGCGGGCGACGCCCAGTGGCAGGCCCTCCCGGTCCCGACCGGCGACACCTTCGAGTGGGACACCGAGTCCACCTACGTCCGCAAGCCCCCGTACTTCGAGGGCATGGGCATGGAGCCGGCCCCGGTCGAGGACATCGCCGGCGCCCGCGTCCTGGCCAAGCTGGGCGACTCGGTCACCACCGACCACATCTCCCCGGCCGGCGCCATCAAGGCCGACACCCCGGCCGGCAAGTACCTCACCGAGCACGGTGTGGAGCGCCGCGACTTCAACAGCTACGGCTCCCGCCGCGGCAACCACGAGGTCATGATCCGCGGTACGTTCGCCAACATCCGCCTGCGCAACCAGATCGCGCCGGGCACCGAGGGCGGCTACACGCGTGACTTCACGCAGGACGGCGGCCCGGTCTCCTTCATCTACGACGCCTCGCAGAACTACCAGGCCGCCGGCATCCCGCTGGTCGTCCTGGCCGGCAAGGAGTACGGCTCCGGCTCGTCGCGCGACTGGGCGGCCAAGGGCACCGCGCTCCTCGGCGTCAAGGCCGTCATCGCCGAGTCGTACGAGCGCATCCACCGCTCGAACCTCATCGGCATGGGCGTCCTGCCGCTGCAGTTCCCGGAGGGTGCCTCCGCCGAGTCCCTCGGCCTGACCGGCGAGGAGACCTTCTCCATCTCCGGCGTCACCGAGCTGAACGAGGGCACCACGCCGCGCACGGTCAAGGTCACCACCGACACCGGTGTCGAGTTCGACGCGGTCGTCCGCATCGACACCCCCGGTGAGGCCGACTACTACCGCAACGGCGGCATCATGCAGTACGTGCTGCGCAACCTGATCCGCAAGTAA
- a CDS encoding rhodanese-like domain-containing protein — translation MPATVTNPVLRTAPAAPAEAAAHFRALLRFHADVADVAAALGAGGDPGFVLLDSRSAPSWEQGHIPGAVHLPTALIPERAAGLLDRSVPVVTYCWGPGCNGATRAALALAELGYQVKEMLGGFEYWVREGFAYDTAHGPQHPAADPLTAPAAAACGC, via the coding sequence GTGCCCGCGACCGTCACCAACCCCGTTCTGCGCACCGCCCCCGCCGCCCCCGCCGAAGCCGCCGCCCACTTCCGCGCGCTGCTCCGTTTCCACGCCGACGTCGCCGACGTCGCCGCCGCCCTCGGCGCCGGGGGCGACCCCGGATTCGTCCTCCTCGACTCCCGCTCCGCGCCGTCCTGGGAGCAGGGGCACATCCCCGGCGCCGTCCACCTCCCCACCGCGCTCATCCCCGAACGGGCCGCCGGCCTGCTCGACCGGTCCGTCCCCGTCGTCACCTACTGCTGGGGCCCCGGCTGCAACGGCGCCACCCGCGCCGCCCTCGCCCTCGCCGAACTCGGCTACCAGGTCAAGGAGATGCTCGGCGGATTCGAGTACTGGGTGCGCGAGGGGTTCGCCTACGACACCGCCCATGGTCCGCAGCACCCCGCCGCCGACCCCCTCACCGCCCCGGCCGCGGCCGCCTGCGGCTGCTGA